In the genome of Globicephala melas chromosome 7, mGloMel1.2, whole genome shotgun sequence, one region contains:
- the FEV gene encoding protein FEV: protein MRQSGASQPLLINMYLPDPVGDGLFKEGKSPGWGPLSPAVQKGSGQIQLWQFLLELLADRANAGCIAWEGGHGEFKLTDPDEVARRWGERKSKPNMNYDKLSRALRYYYDKNIMSKVHGKRYAYRFDFQGLAQACQPPPAHAHAAAAAAAAAAAAAQEGALYKLQPSLAPLPFPGLSKLNLMAASAGVAPAGFSYWPGPGPAAAAAATAALYPSPGLQPPSGPFGAVAAASHLGGHYH, encoded by the exons ATGAGACAGAGCGGCGCCTCCCAACCCCTGCTGATCAACATGTACCTGCCAG ATCCCGTCGGAGACGGTCTCTTCAAGGAAGGAAAGAGCCCGGGGTGGGGGCCGCTGAGCCCCGCGGTACAAAAAG GCAGCGGCCAGATCCAGCTGTGGCAGTTTCTGCTGGAGCTGCTGGCTGACCGCGCGAACGCCGGCTGCATCGCGTGGGAGGGTGGCCACGGCGAGTTCAAGCTCACGGACCCAGACGAGGTGGCGCGGCGCTGGGGCGAGCGCAAGAGCAAGCCCAACATGAACTACGACAAGCTGAGCCGCGCGCTGCGCTACTACTATGACAAGAACATCATGAGCAAGGTGCACGGCAAGCGCTACGCCTACCGCTTCGACTTCCAGGGCCTGGCGCAGGCCTGCCAGCCGCCCCCCGCGCACGCtcacgccgccgccgccgcggccgccgccgcggccgccgccgcccagGAAGGCGCACTCTACAAGCTgcagcccagcctggccccacTGCCCTTCCCCGGCCTCTCCAAACTCAACCTCATGGCCGCCTCGGCCGGCGTCGCGCCCGCCGGCTTCTCCTACTGGCCGGGTccgggccccgccgccgccgccgccgccaccgccgcgcTCTACCCCAGCCCCGGGTTGCAGCCCCCGTCCGGGCCCTTCGGCGCGGTGGCCGCCGCCTCGCACCTGGGGGGCCATTACCACTAG